The Glandiceps talaboti chromosome 1, keGlaTala1.1, whole genome shotgun sequence genome has a segment encoding these proteins:
- the LOC144443150 gene encoding poly(U)-specific endoribonuclease-like has translation MGRVWCAYCKRRGHSLFEDRVRYIEIVCVKSRISGRCYRSHTFLNALFNARSYLPADNGAFILLCRNLWEVNKRLEPNKDYRIYPSFEERDERERGTAIFQTKSPLFRYLRSNLLKTKAFGKFVQLLEYFGTTESKPRNGTTTHDIGVFLDEILHEPCCRRLHVYLQERGFVGAEECDLKAKLRNVWFSERLHKGKMSCAFERVFIGGLKIDKDGQRLKPEGFVTGIHNWVRYYLLEKHGFIQYHGLHGKQPPNDGKEILNIEFALDDVIIKPVGSTFIGTTPAFDICLYTAVFLTGCKEGHTYIRLGSHNVDLYCPGNVPNGDVDIDICYSVEH, from the exons ATGGGTAGAGTGTGGTGTGCTTACTGCAAAAGAAGAGGCCACAGTTTATTCGAGGATAGAGTTCGTTATATAGAGATTGTATGCGTCAAATCGAGGATTTCTGGACGTTGTTACCGAAGCCACACGTTTCTGAACGCATTGTTTAATGCGAGGTCATACCTACCTGCAGACAACGGAGCATTCATTCTGCTCTGTAGAAACTTATGGGAAGTTAATAAGCGTCTAGAACCCAACAAAGATTACAGAATCTACCCAAGTTTCGAAGAAAGAGACGAACGGGAACGAGGTACAGCAATTTTCCAAACGAAATCGCCGTTATTTCGTTATCTCAGAAGTAATCTCCTGAAGACCAAGGCTTTTGGAAAGTTTGTTCAACTACTCGAGTATTTTGGCACTACAGAGTCAAAACCCCGTAATGGTACAACTACTCACGATATTGGTGTGTTTCTCGATGAAATTCTGCATGAGCCGTGCTGCAGACGACTGCATGTGTATCTACAAGAAAGAGGGTTTGTAGGAGCTGAAGAATGCGACCTGAAAGCGAAACTAAGAAATGTGTGGTTTTCTGAAAGACTACACAAAGGAAAGATGTCTTGTGCATTTGAAAGGGTCTTTATTG GTGGGCTTAAAATCGACAAAGACGGTCAGAGATTGAAACCAGAAGGTTTTGTAACCGGCATCCACAACTGGGTGAGATATTATCTTCTGGAAAAACATGGATTTATCCAATACCACGGTCTTCACGGAAAACAG CCTCCAAACGATGGGAAAGAAATCTTGAATATTGAATTCGCAttggatgacgtcatcatcaAACCAGTGGGAAGCACGTTTATTGGAACCACACCGGCGTTCGATATCTGTCTGTACACAGCAGTATTCTTAACTGGCTGCAAAGAAGGGCATACGTACATCCGTCTTGGGTCACATAATGTTGATCTGTATTGTCCTGGAAATGTTCCTAACGGTGATGTCGACATTGATATTTGCTACTCAGTTGAACATTAA
- the LOC144441540 gene encoding kelch domain-containing protein 8A-like, whose amino-acid sequence MAGKGGVEFKWDKLAPMPTKRCYSSPIECDGILYVVGGCDSVGKPIDNLESYDPKKNKWKRLANMPTERAAPAVVATNGCIIAVGGVGHDQAPVGAVEKYDTKTKTWTSLKPLAECVMGVSVVLYEGAVIVIGGMKIDTNPSEQVTVLDVKENVWQELPNLPSPRYATAAFLKGKKIYVLGGRHGKRPTTAFEMLDLHDPVEERKWVKLPDIPSKRVFPCYVESDTHFFSLGGLHENPQTRSPNDRFSDAMESFDIENNKWTSHTPMICKRGDFAATYIGGKVVAAVGMGNEGNALSSAEMFDLETNTWEKLQPCPVAQCSIASILFKDKLHIIGGLSNQGPCNFMEALSVKK is encoded by the exons ATGGCAGGCAAAGGTGGAGTGGAGTTCAAATGGGATAAACTAGCTCCCATGCCAACCAAGAGATGTTACAGTTCTCCTATTGAATGTGATGGAATTCTGTATGTGGTTGGAGGATGTGACAGTGTGGGCAAACCTATTGATAATTTAGAATCATATGACCCCAAGAAAAACAAATGGAAGAGACTAGCCAACATGCCAACAGAGAGGGCAGCCCCAGCTGTGGTTGCAACGAATGGTTGCATTATAGCAGTAGGGGGAGTAGGGCATGATCAAGCACCTGTTGGTGCTGTGGAAAAATATGACACAAAGACAAAGACATGGACATCACTCAAACCATTGGCTGAGTGTGTTATGGGAGTATCTGTTGTACTGTATG AGGGCGCTGTGATAGTAATAGGAGGAATGAAGATTGATACCAATCCATCTGAGCAGGTAACAGTGTTAGATGTCAAAGAGAATGTTTGGCAGGAATTACCCAATTTACCATCACCAAGGTATGCCACAGCAGCCTTCCTCAAAGGAAAGAAAATCTATGTCCTAG gcGGAAGACATGGTAAAAGACCAACCACAGCATTTGAGATGTTAGATTTGCATGATCCTGTGGAGGAAAGGAAATGGGTGAAACTTCCAGACATTCCCAGTAAAAGAGTATTTCCATGTTATGTAGAGTCTGATACTCATTTCTTTAGTCTTGGTGGACTACATGAAAACCCACAAACTAGAAGTCCTAATGATAGATTCAGTGATGCCATGGAGTCATTTGATATCGAAAACA ATAAATGGACTTCTCATACACCAATGATTTGCAAGCGTGGTGACTTTGCTGCCACTTACATTGGAGGGAAGGTTGTAGCAGCTGTAGGAATGG GTAATGAAGGCAACGCTTTATCATCAGCCGAAATGTTTGACTTAGAAACCAATACATGGGAGAAGCTACAACCCTGTCCAGTCGCCCAGTGCTCCATTGCTTCTATTTTATTCAAAGATAAACTTCACATCATTGGTGGACTGTCAAACCAAGGGCCTTGTAATTTTATGGAAGCTCTCAGTGTTAAAAAGTAA